A genomic stretch from Telopea speciosissima isolate NSW1024214 ecotype Mountain lineage chromosome 7, Tspe_v1, whole genome shotgun sequence includes:
- the LOC122668613 gene encoding putative clathrin assembly protein At1g25240 gives MRLLKRASAVLKDRNSIYLAKLSRKNSSRHVELESAIIKATSHDEFSVDHKNAQRVFTWIRTSSSFKPFIWSLSKRIEKTRSWVVAIKGLMLLHGIFCCNVPAVRRIGRLPFDLSEFTDGHLKTTKSWGFNAFVRAYFAFLDQRSAFLSCIPPRDDQKDDKDKDGSSMMKVLIELQRLQTLLDMLIQIKPCTDGMNVRLILEAMDCIVIEIFDVYSRMCSGIAGVLVGIFKAGKKEAVMALHVLQKAASQGEELSLYFEFCKDFGVLNASELPRVEQIPEEDIRDLEQMISEKVSEKMNNNENHGDRAVMPIDEQEDPDKSLMKKKTIVTQTWEMFDDEFKGKGNADDEFSFFGVDGGDFSDVPNTNCIDPFAPSLNCPPLLCGYNNDTTIVSSNGFLQLEYYFNPIPAASSTVGNQSNWIVSL, from the coding sequence atgaggctTTTGAAAAGGGCTTCTGCTGTTTTAAAAGATAGAAACAGCATCTACCTTGCAAAACTATCAAGAAAAAATTCCTCTCGACACGTAGAGCTCGAATCAGCGATCATCAAAGCTACCAGCCACGATGAATTCTCTGTCGATCATAAGAATGCACAGCGAGTCTTCACTTGGATCCGCACCTCTTCCTCATTCAAACCTTTTATATGGTCTCTTTCTAAACGAATCGAGAAGACACGAAGCTGGGTTGTAGCAATCAAGGGGTTAATGCTCTTACATGGCATCTTCTGCTGCAATGTCCCAGCTGTTAGAAGGATTGGTCGTTTACCATTCGATCTTTCTGAATTCACAGATGGTCATTTAAAGACAACGAAATCATGGGGGTTCAATGCTTTTGTTCGTGCCTACTTTGCTTTTCTTGATCAGAGATCTGCCTTTTTAAGCTGCATTCCACCCCGAGATGATCAAAAAGATGACAAAGATAAAGATGGTTCATCTATGATGAAAGTGCTAATTGAATTACAAAGGTTGCAGACATTGCTGGATATGCTAATTCAGATTAAGCCTTGCACTGATGGTATGAATGTTCGTCTCATTCTCGAAGCCATGGATTGCATTGTAATTGAGATTTTCGATGTATACAGCAGAATGTGCAGTGGGATTGCTGGGGTTCTTGTGGGAATATTTAAGGCTGGGAAGAAAGAGGCTGTAATGGCTCTTCATGTCTTACAGAAGGCTGCATCTCAGGGTGAAGAATTATCTTTGTATTTCGAGTTTTGTAAGGATTTTGGGGTTCTAAATGCATCTGAGCTCCCCAGAGTTGAGCAGATCCCAGAAGAAGATATTCGAGATCTTGAGCAGATGATTAGTGAGAAAGTTTCAGAGAAGATGAACAACAATGAAAATCACGGAGATAGAGCTGTCATGCCAATAGATGAACAGGAAGATCCAGAcaagtccttgatgaagaagaagacaatagTGACCCAGACCTGGGAGATGTTTGATGATGAATTCAAGGGTAAAGGAAATGCAGATGATGAATTCTCATTTTTTGGGGTAGATGGAGGTGACTTCTCTGATGTCCCAAACACAAATTGTATAGATCCTTTTGCACCTTCTCTAAATTGTCCTCCTCTTCTATGTGGTTATAACAATGATACTACAATAGTATCATCAAATGGTTTCCTTCAGTTGGAGTATTACTTCAATCCAATCCCAGCTGCTTCTTCAACTGTTGGAAACCAGAGTAATTGGATTGTCTCTCTTTGA